Part of the Oncorhynchus kisutch isolate 150728-3 linkage group LG2, Okis_V2, whole genome shotgun sequence genome, taGGTGGCACCTGATATAGTGGTGATTTTTCCCGTCAACACTGGGATTCAAGCTAAACATTACAACAAAGTAAGAAAATGAACAGGGCTCAATATAGCATTGGCATTATATCAGATGCTATCTTATATGGCTGATCATAAATTGATTTATACTACAGGCAAAAAGCTTATTCAGATGTGAAGGGCATACTGTACTCACAATGGGAATGGGATGGGGTTGTAACTGTTGCCTGGCAGCAAGTTGGCTAGAATGGCCTTCATGGTGGACTTCTCTTTCACCTGGCTGTCATTGGAGCCCAACAGGTGTCCATCAAACACATCTAGGAGACAACAAGAATGGAGTTAGAGACCAGAGAGGTCTGTATTTAGATACACACTGTAGATCTAGAGAAAGTGAATGGTAAGCGTACGTGGGGGGTTGTGTTTGTGATTctacagatgtgtgtgtgcgttcaccCTCTGGGATGCTGACAGAGTCCTGGTCAGGAAAGGATGGTCCAGACGAGAGAGGTTCTGAGCCGGGTTCCCCTGGTGACGGTAACGTTAGCAATGACGACCCCGAGCTCGAGGGCAGGGTAGTGAGGTGACGGTCCTCTGTCAATTGAAAAACAGACACGCCCATCAACTACTGAGAGAAGTACTATAGCATTCTGACTGAAAGCTGGGGAAAAAAATCCTCTCACCTTTGTCACCATTTTGTACCACAGGGGAGGGGTTGCGTGGAGAAGACTCCAGAACACTGGTCTGTTAAACAAAATAAATACGTAACATTCCATCCTTTAGGATACAAGTCCTTATCATATACTAAGCTCATCCTATCATCTGAATTATATCAGGTATATATTGCACTGACCTTGCTGTCGTCTGTCGGTCTGTGTCTCCCAGGGCTGGCTGGGACCGACAGACGCTTCCTGCCCTTCTCCTGCTGGAATAGGTCCTGCAGCCTGGAGGTTAAATGGTTCAACAAATTAATTATATGAGATAAAAAATGAAGCCTAGTACTAGACTAAAAACGCGTGTTTATTGGAGATTCATTTATCTGTGTCTAGGAAACCACCCCTAACATTAAAAGCTGCTCCGATATCAGTGTTCTCACCTGCTGTTCCAGGACTGCAGTGTTTCACACAGGCTCTGTTTCTTCACTACCACTGATTCCAGTACAGTCTGGAGCTGCTGGGGGGAGTCACTACCACAAGCCTGGAGACGAGCCTGCAGCTTCTCTATCCAGCTACGCAGCTCTGCCTCCTccatctgaacacacacaaagaaaactgatgggaaccatgtgtttgatacctttcCATTCAATCATTATAATGAGCCCGTCCTCTGATTTACAGTGACAACACTGATGAAAAGTCAGCCTCCACTGCACTATACATACACGAGACATATTTGGAGTGTAGCTCCCACCCTTCGAGGGGGAACCTACGTCTTTCTGTGCAAACAGGTCCTCCATCTTCTCTTCGCGTGTCTTGCTGAAGGTGTCCGTCTTCAGGGAGGTGAGGCGGTCCTCTATGGCCAGGTACACCTGATTCACCCTgacaagagggagagaatggaaaaGGACTGGTCAGAACTAGAAAGAAGGTCAAAACTAGTCAAACTAGATTATTCAGATTCGTCAGTtggagcctggtcccagatctgtttgtaccgTCTTGCCAACTCAGAGGACAATAACCATAGGACTCAGCTATACAGCAcaaatggcaggtagcctagaggttagagcgttggactagtaaccggaaggttgcaagatcaaatccccgagctgacaaggtaaaaatctgtcgttctgcacctgaacaaggcggttaagaacaaattcttataggaacagtgggttaactgacttgcctagttaaataaaaggtcaaataaaaataaataaataaaaaacagatctgggaccaggctacttaaGGCCAtggtagacagacaacaggtagACAGTTACTTCTGTGAGAAGTCCTTGAGGTCCTGCTGCATGCTTGCCTTGGAGGGCCCCTGGTTCCTGATGAAGATCTTAGGGGGAGGGAGGCAGATCTCCAGCAGTCTCACTGAGATGTAGCTGGGGGTTAGACAAGTGGAATGGCATGGGCATATACAGATGTTTTGAATTGTTGCAAAAATGATAAGAAAAAAATAGTAGGAATGATAAATGATGGATAGATGTATgaatggatggttggatggatgaaAATAAAAGCCTTGGCCTATGTTTCCCACCTGAATGAGGCCACCATCTGGTTGTAGGAGAAGTACTGGTGGTAGTCTTTGTGGATGGAGTGGCCACAGGGCTCAGCATTAGCCCTCCTGGTATACTGGTGACCATAGAACCTCAGCTCCAGGTACTTAGCAAAGGACATGGACCACGAGTCATTGGACAGGGGCACCACAGGAGTCAcctacagagacagcagaataCAAGGATCAAAGCTCTTTGAGCGATAGAAACTAAGCAGACCTGGACAGCAGCTTTTTGCTCTAGCCAAAAACTGGCAATTCTGATTAGCAAGACTTTGATTAGTTGAACTAGGTGATCTCGCTATTAACTAAAACAAACAGTTAGGTGTGATAGCTATAGAGCAAGTCCTGGGGTTAGTCATGGAACAGATAAGGAAACGCAGATTAACAAGTTACTGTACCTGTTTGCATATGCGGCACCAGGAGTAGTTGAGGATGGTGTGTTGGTATCCAGGCACAGGAGAGTCCAGCTCCTTCAGTACGATCTGAACACAGCCACTGCCATGGACAAACCGCCGTACATGGTGCACCATGGGAGTCTCACAGAACATACTAGGGCACTGATAGGATGGCCTTTATCATGCAttcacagacacacgcacacagacagacacgtcaGGGCAAAGAAGAGGGACTTCATTGAATGACATTTTATTACATATCAATGACACACTTCATGGTCAAATATTTGATCGGAAATTCAATAAATAATTTGTCAGGTTCTGATATTTCTCCCTCACCTGAAACAGTATCTCTCCAAGAATATTCCTAGTGTGAGGTCATTCTTTCCGTAGAACTCCATCGTGACAATCCTGTTGAGAACAAATAAGTCTTTGTGAATAGCTGACCTTTCAGAGTTCAGTCAGCTAGTCTTTCACACCGGGTTCACAAGATTTCTATTGCTCCTAAGGGGATAAATAAAGCTGTACTGAATTGAAGACCACCAGGGTTGAGTGGGGTTTACCAGGGACTGACGCAGGGGTTGGGGGAGTTGTTGGACTGGGCTGAGGAGCTGCTGAACAGAACACACAGTCTCTGGTGGTTCACCGGGTTCAGGCAGTCCAGCTAAAAACACAAAAGTAATGGTGGTCAACAACAACAAGCACATATGCTTTACAATTCAAGAGCGCACTTCGCCTCTTCAGACATCCCCTAATCTCTCTGGAGAGTGAGTGAGGTGGTGTGCTCATCAATGGAACACACGGAGCAGTAAACTAGCACTGACCAAGGGAGATGTTAACATATGTTGTCTGTAATGGAACAATATCTAACGCCACAGATACATCAGTGAGACTGTTGGAGATCGGTCTTCTCCCTCTGCCTATCTGTCCCATCCATCTCCTATTATTGTGGTGTGTAGATGTGCTAACTAGCTGGCCATGACTCACCTTGGAGGCCCAGGTCATGTCGTTCTGTCCTGCTGGTTTCTCTTCCTCACTATCAGCCTTGACGGGGTGCTTGGGTGGTGGAGCCTCTCGGACTGGTGGCTGAGGTAGGGGCTGGGTGAAGGGGTCTGCCTCCTGCCGGAGGCGGCCCCCCTGGGCACGGTAGTCTGCCAGCATCTTGGCCAGGTCCTGGCTGCTGCCCAGCTGCTCTGCGATGCGGGCGCTGGTAAGGTGGTGGGAGGGTAACACCTGGATGGGGCGGAGGGGAGGGACTCCGTTGGTGATGCCTCCACCTGACGGGGCGGAATCTTTGAGGAGTTGTCGCTTACGTCGACAGTCCAGTTCTTTGAAGTCCTTGTTGAGCAGCGGGGAGAGGTACACCTGCACGAGGAACTAGTTTGTTACATCTCAAATACAAAAATAGCATATCGGCTCATTCGCCTAGCACTTAAGTGTTATGAGATGTGCGTAATGCACATGCATGACAACAACTCTTTTGGTAGACATCTCCACTATAACTAACAACTGAGTACAGAGGAATTAACGGTCACGTGAACAGATGACCTGATATTCTATTGTACATTACTGAACTACATTGAGCGAATTGATAGAAAGCAGGTTGAAAAACCTTCAGTGAATGTAAACCAACAGACCTTTTCAGGAAAGTAGTCTCTGCTGGGGCAGCGTAGGCCAGCAGGCGTGAGGAGGAAGGGCTCTCTAAAGGTGATAAAGGGGGAGATACAAAGGATGATGTCCTTCAGCTCCTGTTTGAAGCCTGCCGTAAGCGTCTTGAGACGGTCGTCCGTTGAGGCCACCTGCTCGGTGGCAAAACAGAAGAGGATATTGTAGGGCAATGGAAACCAACATGTTTCTGTCTGTATCCTTAATCAGTTCTCCCTCACCTGCTCTGTGACAAACAGCCCTGTGTCATCCTGCAGGGGGTCTCTGAATAGCCTGGGGGGTGTCTCTGAACCCGAGCTCTCCTCCCGCGACTCACCCCTCCCCAGAACCCCCGACCCGCTCCCCCCCTCAGTCTCCCCCTTCCCTGATCCAATCTCATCTGCCAACTCCTCCAGGTCATCAATAAGATAGGGTGGGGACACTGGAGGTGGCAGCACCTGGCGATTGGACAACGGCGTGGAGGTCATGACCTCTGCTGACtccaccccctcagcccccaaggaggaagaggaggacaggaagtgTTTTTTGTTGACTTTTACACCATGGACATCTTTAGGCGAGGAGGACTCTGATACAGATTTCCCAAGGGAagacttctcctcctcctcccccagcacAGTCTCTCCTCCCTGGGAGAGGGTGCTCTGGTCGGTCCCATTTTCctggctctcctcctcctcctcaacagtAGTGCTCTCCAGGAGACAGGGGAAGGAGTTGGTCTTGGCCAGGCTGGGAGGCATGGCGAACTCATCCATGAGGAAGGATATCTCTAGCTgggagtggtaggccacacacacCATGAGGATGATGATCTCTTTAACCCTGGCCAGCTCATACTCAGATGCCCCGCGAAGCTTTATGGTACAGCCCAGCTGGGGAGAGCAGCCCTCAAAGAACATGAGAGTCTTCAACTCATctgtcacagagagagaagggaagagaggagaacacaTTACATAGTTGTGCTGTGGAGATAAGTCTAGACTGGGCGGGAGGAACTTGTGAATGAACACACCTGGTTGCAGTAGGTTTCATGTGTTGGATTATTTAAGTGAATTAAGTTTTATGAACGGCTTACAATATCTAACAGACAGAGTAGTTTCCACTCACTATTGGCCAGCTGGAAAGAGTGTAGGTAGAACTTTTGGCAGGTTCCCAGTCGAGGCTTGGTGAGCAGCTGGTCCATGGACATGACTAGGTCCCCCTGGGTCATACGACTCACCCTGTCCAAGACTTGCTGCAGAGAACCAGAGGTGGGAAAGAGAGACTGAGGGCAGGTACGGCTAATAGACAGTTGAATGGGTTAAGCAGAAGAACAGGCTAACATGGCTAAAGACACCATCAAAAAGAGTTCAAAACAAAAAGCTAACAGCTACAtaaaggtaactgccaaaataatgggaaCACCTGAGTGAATGAGGgacacaaagtatattgaaagcaggtgcttccacacaggtgtggttcctgagttagttaagcaattaacatcccatcatgcttagggtacaaaaatgctgggcaggctcACAGGGCATGAgaggtcactgaatggtttggaGTATGAAAATGACGTAAATCATATGTAATGgtcatctcagtcaccagatctcaacccaattgaacacttatgggagattctggagtggcgccggagacagcgttttccaccaccatcaacaaaacaccaaattatggaatttcttgtttacgaatggtgttgcatccctccaatagagttccagaaacatataatctatgccaaggtgtattctggctcgtggtggccctatgttggtgtttcctttattttggcagttacctgtatgtaacATGTTCTAAAGCTAATTAAGGTGTGTTTGGAAACATACCCCATGCTAGTACGGTAACTAGTACAGAGAGCTAGAAAGAGGGCAGGGCAGTACTGACTGGTTTAAGGTCAATAACTAGCAGAAATGTAAGTAGTGACAGAGGGCAGAACAGAGGGCTAGAGAAAGCTAGTGAGATATCAGTAATGACTGGTTTGACATTGATAACCACAGCTAATAAGGTAACTAGCAgtacagagagctagagaggtacTGACTGGTTTGACGTTGATGACCAATGTGATCCCGTGCTCCAGCAGCATGTCCTGAGCGATACGAGACACAGTCTTCTCTACCAGCACAAGGTTGGGACGCACGTCCGCTATACGCTGAACATAGTTCTTCAGAAACTCACGCTCCTGGGGAACAAAGACAaagatttctttatttttcttaaTTTCTAGAAATTATGGATGGGTGTCAGCAAAtttgtgaaatatattttaaattaaccccgttttctccccaatttcatggtatccaattggtagttacagtcttgtcccatcgctgcaacccGCGTACGGACTCGGgcgaggcgaaggtcgagagccgtgcgtcctccgaaacacatcCCAGACAAGCCGCACTgcctcttgacacaatgcccacttaacccggaagccagtcgcaccaatgtgtcagaggaaacattgttcacctggcgaccgtgtcagcatgcactgcgcccagtCCGCCACAGGACTCGcaagtgcgcgatgggacaaggacatccatgccggccaaaccctcccctaacctggacgacgctgtgcACCGccccaattgtgcaccgccccatgggtctcccggtcgcggctggctgcgacagagcctggactccagtggcactgagatgcagagccttagaccactgcgccactcaggagtccAGGAATTAGTGAAATATGTATTCTAAATGTGTTTGTCTTAATGCCTAGCCCTTGATTAGGTTATTTGACATCTTGTTAATTTAGCTACATAAATCATTCATGCTTTAAATCAACAGGACAGCACAACCCACAAACCACTGAGTGTCTGACTGACCTGAAGCACAATGGGGTCAATGCAGGTGAATTTGGTCTCCTCTCTATAGAGATACTCTATGGAACACTTCAGCAGCAGGATCTTGGGGTTCTTGATGTACGAGTTCATCTAAGACAAAATTATACTTTATTGAGTTCATCTGCACATAGACAAGCAATAAACAGTGTCGTTCTGGCTCGGTTTACAGGGAGAGATGGTGGTTATTTTTACAGGAGAGGGAACCTACCTTTTTGTGGGCAATGTTCTTGGTACAGACAAAGCCATTCACTACGGCAGAGTCAAACTTCTTCCCTCCAGGAATCTAAAaaaaccaataataataataaaatagccATTTTGGTCACGTTAAATTACTCAAAATTCAACCCCTACAGTGGGTGCAGTATAAGTACAGATACATGACAAATGACCTGATTCAGAGTTGAGATAAGTGCAGGCAACTCGGACTTTAGCGTAAATCTTTGATTGAATTCTATATGGAGACTTGCACAGAAAGTCAAGTTAATCACCCAAATCTCAAGTCAGAATACCTCCCTGAGAGCACTGTGAGTGTAGCCTCTTAATTACCAGACTAATTACCGCTGCGCTACAGAATGTAAGCTTGTGAGACTTCTGGATGGTTGTACGAGGTTACTGTCAGTGAGCTACCTTCTTGATGTGGACCAGTTGTCTGATGTCCATGTCATCATCACAGCTGCGAACGTCTGGCCGCACCGTCTGCACCACTTGCCTCACCACGGGAACAATGATGTCACgccaggagagggacagggactcACTGTACAACAGCTGCTGCAGCAGCGCCATCATGTGACTGTGGTTGGCAGAGCTGGGTAAGGGAGGGAAGAAAACAGCAGTTTAAGGCCAGTATACCATGTGGATTCACCAGCtaaatattttacatttttatttaactaggcaagtccgttaagaacaaattcgtatttacaatgacagcctaccccggccaaaccctaacctggacgatactgggccaattgtgcgccgccctatgggactcccagcctggaattgaaccagggtccgaagtgacgcttctagcactaagatgcagtgccttagaccgctgtgtcactCTGGAGTCCAAAATAACACCATAGTATGCTCCAATTCATACTGAGATGTTGTTTCATCTAAAAGAATGACTCAAATATGTTCCACTTCAGTTCCAGTTTTACTTCACTTCAGTAAGCTAAAGACTAGTCTTTAGTTTCCAAACATCCAACATACctataacaaataaataaatggaatgaCAAAAACATTTGAGCAACTTTCAAACCTCTAAGTTATCTGACTGTACTCACAGTAGCCTCTCCATGGCCTTCttctctccattctcctctctgaGCTGGTCCAGGGAGCTGTGGTGCCAGCCCAGAGGAGTGAACAGCATCTCTTTAGCCTTCTCCTCCACACGACGGTTAAACAGGGActctacagcacacacacagacagagagaagagtgagagagcacGATAGAGAGAGAATGTTAGCTTGGCTTACAGCTACAATACATTAGGTTCAGTACCAACTGCTTGTTCAACAGAAAGAATACACAGCTGCAAAAGAGTGGAAAAGGAAGCAACACTTGAACTAAATAAGGAAGTGGGGAATTCCTGGGTCATTCCACGAAAAGAGTGCATTTTGCGTGCATCCcattgatattttaagtagaaattgtgcacaaatattgaattttaaatggctgttatattaaatgaagtgccctttaacatagatcacatggagaattcaataaaaaaatatgattAAAGGCTCCCTTCATCGACCCCGTGGCATCACTTCTAGGAAGGTTTCAACCCACTTAATCCCAACATTCTCCAAGTTTCAACATCAtcgtaaagccctagttattttgtcgCTTTGACGAAGTCATTTCTGATGATGATTATCTATATGTGATTAATTtacgtctgtccctcattttaaggtcaaccgtgttatgtgaactgaactgtcgttttaatatggtgaacAGTGGCGGCCCGTCCATTAGGGGCAGTGCCCCACTTCTGGTTGGTTTAAACAAGTGAAAAATGATCAACTGCTCTGCCATCAGCAGCACTGGGCATCCGGCCTGCCACACATCACTCGGATTACATTGCCAGCTCTTACATTGCTTGGTATTGAGTCTGCTCACTCTGCAAATGacctagtaaataaataatcatgatAGTCATTGGGAGCCTGGGACCTAAACCGGACATCCACATCCATCACCAGTTGAAGGACAAAGGGATACACTTGCTAAGACCTTCTCATGGATCTGAtaggacaaaaaaaaacatggttCTATGCCCAATTTGCAACACTATTTTGGGTTTCCTGCTGTTAGATGCTAGCTAGTGGATACTAGCTACCGTAAAGCATGCACACCGGTAGCTAGCTTGCTCGCACACCGGTAGCTAGCTTGCTCGCACACCGGTAGCTAGCTTGCTCGCACACCGGTAGCTAGCTTGCTCGCACACCGGTAGCTAGCTTGCTCGCACACCGGTAGCTAGCTTGCTCGCACACCGGTAGCTAGCTTGCTCGCACACCGGTAGCTAGCTTGCTCGCACACCGGTAGCTAGCTTGCTCGCACACCGGTAGCTAGCTTGCTCGCACACCGGTAGCTAGCTTGCTCGCACACCGGTAGCTAGTTAGCTCGCACACCGGTAGCTAGTTAGCTCGCACACCGGTAGCTAGTTAGCTCGCACACCGGTAGCTAGTTAGCTCGCACACCGGTAGCTAGTTAGCTCGCACACCGGTAGCTAGTTAGCTCGCATACCGGTAGCTAGTTAGCTCGCATACCGGTAGCTAGTTAGCTCGCATACCGGCAGCTAGTTAGCTCGCATACCGGCAGCTAGTTAGCTCGCATGGCAATCAACTCCAACTAAAGTTACTGGTGAGTTCATCATGCTAtttagctatccccagttagagaATTTGTTTTCACTTGTCGCATTTGTGATTTTTGTTGAGTTTTCCCTTCGATGCACTCGTGAGCTGGCTGCAAGCTGCTCGTTCTAAAAATTACTTTGTTAATCAAAACAGTGGCAGCATGTGCAGCAGAGATGATTCCGTTTTTACATCCAAAAATAAATTGGTGTATTTATGCTGTTGTTCAAATGCACAGATCACTTTATACATCTTCCCAAAGAAACAAGTGGTCATTTGAAAACTAATAATTCTGTCATGCTGCTTTTGTGACTCCCCAACTCCCCAGTTGACAGTAACACTTCTCAAAAGTCACCAAATTTGTGGAACGACCCTCCTACCTTTGATGAAGGCGTCGCTAATGGAGATATTCTGTCCTCCTTCCTCTGAGACCAGGTACTCTGATAGGAGAAAGCGGAGAAATGCATCAACACACGCACAACTCCACCTTccaaaaacatataccaattatGGAAACTGGCTATGCAAACTTTGTGTGCTATCCTATATTTATTTCTGAACGCCACACATTTATATGCATAGCTCATTTCCTGTCACTGTTCCTTTAAATGTTGGGGTGGTTGTTGTTGTAACAACAGGTAATGTGCAAAATTCCCACTTTAGAGCAAAACAAATCTGAATTGAACTTTCAGATTTAGGTTGCATATGAAACATTGGAATTGTATCAGGattgcgtttacacaggcaggcccaattctgatcttttgcccaattattggcaaaagagctgatctgattggtc contains:
- the LOC109867930 gene encoding 1-phosphatidylinositol 3-phosphate 5-kinase isoform X8; the protein is MFRSHVIVCLSNRSSNMAADDKSSSSSSTLDWSVAPPISPGSPSHLTHFKPLTPEQDEPPLRSAYSSFVNLFRFNKEEGRPPSVTEKPDVVVPSPTGERRNWTIPAHSIHGSGAHRKQHHDLLRRTSTASVDWPLWPGEEGRRKSETPLGTHDPRTAVQLRTALKRLKEIMEGKSQDSDLKQYWMPDSQCKECYDCNEKFTTFRRRHHCRLCGQIFCSRCCNQEIPGKFMGYTGDLRACTYCRKIALSYSHSADSGSIGEDLSALSDSSPCSTCVLEPSEPRTPVGGRKASRNIFLEEDLAWQRKTPIGMRKNLIHQDSQNSGMNSRRSTLQEDGGKSPIRKRPVLSRSASVTNLSLDRSGSSMVPSYDSSVSPQTSRAMPKPDHSEEERKILLDSSQLKDLWKKICHNTTGMEFQDHRYWLRTYPNCIVGKELVNWLLRNGTISTRAQAIAIGQALVDGRWLDCVTHHDQLFRDEYALYRPLQSTDFSETPSPDSDSVNSLEGHSEPSWFKDIKFDDSDTDQVADENDYVMPNSSSPSKRTSVSSFQSAVDSDSAASINLNMEQDNVNFHIKKQSKYPHVPPHPTEQKEYLVSEEGGQNISISDAFIKESLFNRRVEEKAKEMLFTPLGWHHSSLDQLREENGEKKAMERLLSANHSHMMALLQQLLYSESLSLSWRDIIVPVVRQVVQTVRPDVRSCDDDMDIRQLVHIKKIPGGKKFDSAVVNGFVCTKNIAHKKMNSYIKNPKILLLKCSIEYLYREETKFTCIDPIVLQEREFLKNYVQRIADVRPNLVLVEKTVSRIAQDMLLEHGITLVINVKPQVLDRVSRMTQGDLVMSMDQLLTKPRLGTCQKFYLHSFQLANNELKTLMFFEGCSPQLGCTIKLRGASEYELARVKEIIILMVCVAYHSQLEISFLMDEFAMPPSLAKTNSFPCLLESTTVEEEEESQENGTDQSTLSQGGETVLGEEEEKSSLGKSVSESSSPKDVHGVKVNKKHFLSSSSSLGAEGVESAEVMTSTPLSNRQVLPPPVSPPYLIDDLEELADEIGSGKGETEGGSGSGVLGRGESREESSGSETPPRLFRDPLQDDTGLFVTEQVASTDDRLKTLTAGFKQELKDIILCISPFITFREPFLLTPAGLRCPSRDYFPEKVYLSPLLNKDFKELDCRRKRQLLKDSAPSGGGITNGVPPLRPIQVLPSHHLTSARIAEQLGSSQDLAKMLADYRAQGGRLRQEADPFTQPLPQPPVREAPPPKHPVKADSEEEKPAGQNDMTWASKLDCLNPVNHQRLCVLFSSSSAQSNNSPNPCVSPWIVTMEFYGKNDLTLGIFLERYCFRPSYQCPSMFCETPMVHHVRRFVHGSGCVQIVLKELDSPVPGYQHTILNYSWCRICKQVTPVVPLSNDSWSMSFAKYLELRFYGHQYTRRANAEPCGHSIHKDYHQYFSYNQMVASFSYISVRLLEICLPPPKIFIRNQGPSKASMQQDLKDFSQKVNQVYLAIEDRLTSLKTDTFSKTREEKMEDLFAQKDVGSPSKGGSYTPNMSRMEEAELRSWIEKLQARLQACGSDSPQQLQTVLESVVVKKQSLCETLQSWNSRLQDLFQQEKGRKRLSVPASPGRHRPTDDSKTSVLESSPRNPSPVVQNGDKEDRHLTTLPSSSGSSLLTLPSPGEPGSEPLSSGPSFPDQDSVSIPEDVFDGHLLGSNDSQVKEKSTMKAILANLLPGNSYNPIPFPFLNPSVDGKNHHYISDPDKHYLMYEHERVPIAVCEREPSSIIAFALSCKEYKTALDELSKTTVKAGGEDTTQTISSGESRAKNSPAKPNETASSQMGPGRSSMDADPLKDADIGDKHKKSAGNPHIELQFSDANAKFYCRIYYAEEFHKMREEIMDSTEDDFVRSLSHCVNWQARGGKSGAVFYATEDDRFILKQMPRLEVQSFLDFAPHYFTYITGAVQQKRPTALAKILGVYRIGYKNSQNNSEKKLDLLVMENLFYGRKMAQVFDLKGSLRNRNVKTDSGKESCEVVLLDENLLKLVHDNPLYIRAHCKAILRAAIHSDAYFLSSHLIIDYSLLVGRDDTTDQLVVGIIDYIRTFTWDKKLEMVVKSTGILGGQGKMPTVVSPELYRSRFCEAMDKYFLMVPDHWTGLGVNC
- the LOC109867930 gene encoding 1-phosphatidylinositol 3-phosphate 5-kinase isoform X6 is translated as MAADDKSSSSSSTLDWSVAPPISPGSPSHLTHFKPLTPEQDEPPLRSAYSSFVNLFRFNKEEGRPPSVTEKPDVVVPSPTGERRNWTIPAHSIHGSGAHRKQHHDLLRRTSTASVDWPLWPGEEGRRKSETPLGTHDPRTAVQLRTALKRLKEIMEGKSQDSDLKQYWMPDSQCKECYDCNEKFTTFRRRHHCRLCGQIFCSRCCNQEIPGKFMGYTGDLRACTYCRKIALSYSHSADSGSIGEDLSALSDSSPCSTCVLEPSEPRTPVGGRKASRNIFLEEDLAWQRVEETEERETFSTLHPLYPLPSMSSPLPPCPLHPSPVSSVYPPFLPLYTGKTPIGMRKNLIHQDSQNSGMNSRRSTLQEDGGKSPIRKRPVLSRSASVTNLSLDRSGSSMVPSYDSSVSPQTSRAMPKPDHSEEERKILLDSSQLKDLWKKICHNTTGMEFQDHRYWLRTYPNCIVGKELVNWLLRNGTISTRAQAIAIGQALVDGRWLDCVTHHDQLFRDEYALYRPLQSTDFSETPSPDSDSVNSLEGHSEPSWFKDIKFDDSDTDQVADENDYVMPNSSSPSKRTSVSSFQSAVDSDSAASINLNMEQDNVNFHIKKQSKYPHVPPHPTEQKEYLVSEEGGQNISISDAFIKESLFNRRVEEKAKEMLFTPLGWHHSSLDQLREENGEKKAMERLLSANHSHMMALLQQLLYSESLSLSWRDIIVPVVRQVVQTVRPDVRSCDDDMDIRQLVHIKKIPGGKKFDSAVVNGFVCTKNIAHKKMNSYIKNPKILLLKCSIEYLYREETKFTCIDPIVLQEREFLKNYVQRIADVRPNLVLVEKTVSRIAQDMLLEHGITLVINVKPQVLDRVSRMTQGDLVMSMDQLLTKPRLGTCQKFYLHSFQLANNELKTLMFFEGCSPQLGCTIKLRGASEYELARVKEIIILMVCVAYHSQLEISFLMDEFAMPPSLAKTNSFPCLLESTTVEEEEESQENGTDQSTLSQGGETVLGEEEEKSSLGKSVSESSSPKDVHGVKVNKKHFLSSSSSLGAEGVESAEVMTSTPLSNRQVLPPPVSPPYLIDDLEELADEIGSGKGETEGGSGSGVLGRGESREESSGSETPPRLFRDPLQDDTGLFVTEQVASTDDRLKTLTAGFKQELKDIILCISPFITFREPFLLTPAGLRCPSRDYFPEKVYLSPLLNKDFKELDCRRKRQLLKDSAPSGGGITNGVPPLRPIQVLPSHHLTSARIAEQLGSSQDLAKMLADYRAQGGRLRQEADPFTQPLPQPPVREAPPPKHPVKADSEEEKPAGQNDMTWASKLDCLNPVNHQRLCVLFSSSSAQSNNSPNPCVSPWIVTMEFYGKNDLTLGIFLERYCFRPSYQCPSMFCETPMVHHVRRFVHGSGCVQIVLKELDSPVPGYQHTILNYSWCRICKQVTPVVPLSNDSWSMSFAKYLELRFYGHQYTRRANAEPCGHSIHKDYHQYFSYNQMVASFSYISVRLLEICLPPPKIFIRNQGPSKASMQQDLKDFSQKVNQVYLAIEDRLTSLKTDTFSKTREEKMEDLFAQKDVGSPSKGGSYTPNMSRMEEAELRSWIEKLQARLQACGSDSPQQLQTVLESVVVKKQSLCETLQSWNSRLQDLFQQEKGRKRLSVPASPGRHRPTDDSKTSVLESSPRNPSPVVQNGDKEDRHLTTLPSSSGSSLLTLPSPGEPGSEPLSSGPSFPDQDSVSIPEDVFDGHLLGSNDSQVKEKSTMKAILANLLPGNSYNPIPFPFLNPSVDGKNHHYISDPDKHYLMYEHERVPIAVCEREPSSIIAFALSCKEYKTALDELSKTTVKAGGEDTTQTISSGESRAKNSPAKPNETASSQMGPGRSSMDADPLKDADIGDKHKKSAGNPHIELQFSDANAKFYCRIYYAEEFHKMREEIMDSTEDDFVRSLSHCVNWQARGGKSGAVFYATEDDRFILKQMPRLEVQSFLDFAPHYFTYITGAVQQKRPTALAKILGVYRIGYKNSQNNSEKKLDLLVMENLFYGRKMAQVFDLKGSLRNRNVKTDSGKESCEVVLLDENLLKLVHDNPLYIRAHCKAILRAAIHSDAYFLSSHLIIDYSLLVGRDDTTDQLVVGIIDYIRTFTWDKKLEMVVKSTGILGGQGKMPTVVSPELYRSRFCEAMDKYFLMVPDHWTGLGVNC